A genomic window from Chloroflexota bacterium includes:
- a CDS encoding insulinase family protein — protein sequence MSKSFSTHQLDNGMKIMLKEIHTAPIISSWVWYRVGSRDEVPGQTGISHWVEHMQFKGTPQFPSNVLDKAISREGGLWNAFTYLDWTTYFETMPADKIDLALSLEADRMTNSIFDPEEVDSERTVIISERQGHENEPLFQLGEAVRAAAFRVHTYHHEIIGDMADLETMTRDDLYQHYRAYYVPNNATMAVAGDFDSAVMLERIRGLFEALPAGVEPPRKARPEPPLRGEHRLVVEGTDDTAFIQAIYHAPRAVDDDFFPFMVLDSLLTGPSGLNMFGGGISNKTSSLYKKLVEGDLAVGVGGGLPATIDPFGYEITITVHPARKPDEVILALDEAIERLQQAPPSAEAVERAVKQARALFAYGSESITNQGFWMGFAEMFASYEWFNAYLDRLSVVTPTDVQRIAQTYLVPRNRVLGTYVPTNGVTA from the coding sequence ATGAGTAAGTCTTTTTCCACCCATCAACTCGATAACGGCATGAAAATCATGCTCAAAGAGATACACACCGCACCCATTATTAGTAGCTGGGTGTGGTATCGCGTTGGCTCGCGCGATGAAGTTCCCGGTCAGACCGGAATTTCACACTGGGTTGAGCATATGCAATTTAAAGGTACGCCGCAGTTTCCATCGAATGTGTTGGATAAAGCCATTTCGCGCGAAGGGGGATTGTGGAACGCGTTCACCTATCTCGATTGGACGACTTATTTTGAGACGATGCCCGCCGATAAAATTGATCTGGCCCTGAGCCTGGAAGCGGATCGCATGACCAACAGCATTTTCGACCCCGAGGAAGTGGACTCCGAACGCACGGTGATTATCTCTGAACGCCAGGGGCACGAAAATGAGCCGCTTTTTCAGTTGGGCGAAGCGGTTCGAGCAGCGGCTTTTCGCGTACACACGTATCACCATGAAATTATCGGCGATATGGCCGACCTGGAAACAATGACGCGCGACGATCTTTACCAACACTACCGCGCCTATTATGTGCCCAATAATGCCACGATGGCCGTGGCAGGCGATTTCGACAGCGCAGTAATGCTGGAACGCATCCGCGGGTTATTTGAAGCCCTCCCTGCGGGCGTTGAACCGCCGCGCAAAGCGCGCCCCGAACCACCCCTGCGAGGAGAGCATCGCCTGGTGGTTGAGGGTACGGACGATACAGCATTTATTCAGGCGATTTATCACGCCCCCCGAGCAGTGGATGATGATTTTTTCCCCTTTATGGTATTGGATAGCTTGCTGACCGGACCAAGCGGTTTGAATATGTTCGGCGGCGGCATCTCGAATAAAACTTCCAGCCTGTATAAAAAACTGGTCGAAGGTGATCTGGCCGTCGGCGTGGGTGGCGGTTTACCGGCTACGATTGATCCTTTTGGCTACGAGATTACCATTACGGTACATCCGGCGCGCAAGCCCGATGAAGTAATTCTGGCGCTAGATGAAGCGATTGAGCGTTTGCAGCAAGCCCCTCCCAGCGCTGAGGCTGTGGAACGGGCGGTCAAACAGGCACGTGCTTTATTTGCCTATGGCAGTGAGAGCATTACCAACCAGGGTTTTTGGATGGGCTTTGCGGAGATGTTTGCCTCCTATGAGTGGTTCAACGCCTATTTAGACCGTCTCTCGGTGGTGACGCCTACCGATGTGCAACGCATTGCGCAAACCTATCTTGTCCCGCGCAACCGCGTGTTGGGCACCTATGTACCAACAAATGGGGTGACAGCATGA
- a CDS encoding insulinase family protein, which yields MSIQNSSLPGPDDITRAELPNGITVLARSNFNSPSVTINGYLDVGALFDSDEKLGLADFTAAALMRGTQQRDFQGIYNALESVGASMSYNSATHTTGFGGRALVEDLPLLLELLSETLRQPAFPAEQVERLRAQLLTGLTLRAQDTGDMAGMAFDQIVYKDHPYGRPEDGWPETISAITRDDLVDFHAQHYGPRGMVIAIVGAVDAQQAVAWVQDALGDWVNPHQPASPQLPALTPLGELIEQRVEIPGKIQSNIIIGAAGPPRKADEFFAASLGNSVLGQFGMMGRIGEVVREQAGLAYYAFSRLSGGVGPGPWSVSAGVNPANVERAVELIRTEIGRFVTEPVTEAELADSKASYIGRLPLALESNGGVAGALISLARYDLGLDYYLRYADFVSAVTPETALTAAQKYLHPDRLAVAVAGP from the coding sequence ATGAGCATTCAAAATTCATCCCTCCCCGGCCCTGATGACATCACCCGCGCGGAATTGCCCAACGGCATCACCGTGCTGGCGCGCTCAAATTTCAACAGCCCTTCGGTGACGATTAACGGTTATTTAGATGTGGGCGCGCTCTTCGATAGCGATGAAAAACTGGGCCTGGCGGATTTCACCGCCGCGGCGTTGATGCGCGGCACACAGCAGCGCGATTTCCAGGGGATTTATAACGCCCTGGAGAGTGTTGGCGCCAGCATGAGTTATAACAGCGCGACGCATACTACTGGTTTTGGCGGGCGTGCATTGGTCGAAGATTTGCCCCTGCTACTGGAATTACTCAGCGAGACTTTGCGCCAGCCCGCGTTCCCTGCCGAGCAAGTTGAACGTCTGCGGGCGCAACTGCTCACCGGTCTGACGCTGCGCGCCCAAGATACCGGCGATATGGCCGGTATGGCCTTCGATCAGATTGTCTACAAAGATCATCCCTATGGCCGTCCGGAAGATGGCTGGCCGGAAACCATCTCGGCAATTACGCGTGATGATCTGGTAGATTTTCATGCCCAACACTACGGTCCGCGCGGCATGGTGATTGCCATAGTCGGTGCAGTAGACGCTCAACAGGCGGTCGCCTGGGTGCAGGATGCGCTTGGCGATTGGGTTAACCCTCACCAACCCGCATCACCCCAACTTCCCGCGTTGACTCCCCTTGGGGAACTGATCGAGCAGCGGGTTGAAATTCCTGGCAAAATTCAATCCAATATTATCATCGGCGCGGCGGGGCCTCCCCGAAAAGCTGATGAATTTTTCGCCGCTTCGCTGGGCAATAGCGTGCTGGGGCAATTTGGCATGATGGGGCGGATTGGCGAGGTGGTGCGCGAGCAGGCCGGGCTGGCCTATTATGCGTTCAGCCGTCTGAGCGGCGGCGTTGGGCCTGGCCCGTGGTCGGTAAGCGCGGGGGTGAACCCGGCCAATGTGGAACGGGCGGTCGAATTGATCCGCACCGAAATTGGGCGTTTTGTGACCGAACCCGTAACGGAGGCCGAACTTGCGGATAGCAAAGCCAGCTATATTGGGCGGCTGCCGCTGGCGCTGGAATCGAATGGCGGCGTGGCCGGCGCGCTGATTAGCCTGGCGCGCTACGATCTGGGTCTGGATTATTATTTACGTTATGCTGACTTTGTGAGCGCGGTCACGCCCGAAACGGCTCTGACTGCGGCACAGAAATACCTGCACCCCGACCGGCTGGCTGTAGCCGTGGCCGGGCCGTGA
- a CDS encoding MFS transporter, whose translation MSKLKPNDKREIFGWGMYDWANSAFSTTVGTVFLGPYLASLAATAAQAHPDGMARFLGIPIAPDSFLPYAVSLSVFLQVLFLPILGAIADYSHLRKQMMQVFATIGAVATIAMFFITQPVWWLGGVLFLLANLSFGAAIVFYNAYLPDIATEDQRDRVSSYGWALGYLGGGLLLVFNLAFYMFSEDLGVPSNLAVRINLASAGVWWLGFSFITWARLRSRKASRQLPAGTTYLKMGFGQLRKTLKEIRNFPETLKYLLAYFLYNDGIQTVIAVAATFAAAPLVRGGLELDQSTLTMVILMIQFVAFGGALFWGKLAGWVGAKRSIIISLVVWSGVVIFAYAGLQGETRVLQFWILGAFIALVMGGSQAISRSLFAQMIPDGQEAEYYSFYEISERGTSWIGPLIFGIMNQAFGSLRPALLSLIFFFVMGLIILPFVNVEKAIADVKAAAGAK comes from the coding sequence ATGTCTAAACTCAAACCCAATGACAAGCGCGAAATTTTTGGCTGGGGCATGTACGACTGGGCCAACTCGGCCTTCAGCACTACGGTAGGGACGGTTTTCCTCGGCCCGTATCTGGCCTCGCTGGCAGCCACCGCGGCACAAGCCCATCCCGATGGCATGGCGCGTTTTCTCGGCATACCGATTGCCCCCGATTCATTTCTACCATATGCTGTTTCTCTGTCTGTCTTTTTGCAGGTTTTGTTTCTACCCATTTTGGGCGCTATCGCCGACTATTCGCATCTGCGTAAGCAAATGATGCAGGTTTTCGCCACCATCGGCGCGGTTGCTACGATCGCCATGTTCTTTATCACTCAACCTGTATGGTGGCTGGGCGGCGTGCTTTTCTTGCTAGCCAATCTCTCATTTGGCGCCGCGATTGTTTTTTATAATGCCTACCTGCCCGACATTGCCACCGAAGATCAGCGCGACCGGGTTTCATCTTACGGTTGGGCGCTGGGTTATCTCGGCGGCGGGTTGCTCTTGGTTTTCAACCTGGCCTTCTACATGTTCAGTGAAGACCTGGGGGTTCCCAGCAATTTGGCTGTGCGCATCAATCTGGCTTCTGCCGGTGTGTGGTGGCTGGGGTTCTCGTTCATCACCTGGGCACGCTTGCGTTCGCGCAAGGCTTCGCGCCAATTGCCCGCGGGCACAACCTACCTCAAGATGGGTTTTGGTCAGTTGCGCAAAACCCTCAAAGAGATCAGGAATTTCCCTGAAACACTTAAATACCTGTTGGCCTATTTCCTTTACAACGATGGCATCCAAACTGTGATCGCGGTCGCAGCCACATTTGCTGCAGCGCCACTGGTGCGCGGCGGACTTGAACTCGATCAGAGCACGCTGACAATGGTCATCCTGATGATTCAGTTTGTGGCTTTCGGCGGCGCGCTCTTCTGGGGCAAACTGGCCGGATGGGTGGGGGCCAAACGCTCCATTATCATCAGCCTGGTAGTCTGGTCGGGCGTGGTTATCTTTGCCTATGCTGGCTTGCAGGGTGAAACGCGCGTGCTGCAATTCTGGATTTTAGGCGCTTTCATCGCGCTGGTGATGGGCGGTAGTCAGGCCATCAGCCGCAGCCTTTTCGCACAGATGATCCCTGATGGGCAAGAAGCAGAGTACTATTCTTTTTACGAAATCTCTGAGCGCGGCACCTCCTGGATTGGACCGTTGATCTTCGGTATCATGAACCAGGCCTTCGGTAGTCTGCGCCCGGCGCTGCTCTCGCTGATCTTCTTCTTCGTGATGGGGCTTATCATTCTGCCCTTCGTCAACGTCGAAAAAGCCATCGCCGATGTCAAGGCGGCGGCTGGCGCAAAGTAA
- a CDS encoding ubiquinone/menaquinone biosynthesis methyltransferase: MTHLTGHERASYVQAMFTRIAARYDVMNRLMTMGQDARWRREVIRRASLPPYKSLVLDLGAGTGDLSFETLKQNPDSRAIAADFTLEMMKIGRERPTGRFALWSAVDALNIPFPDNTFDAVISGFLLRNVIDLPQALAEQYRVLKPGGRMISLDTTKPRPGPLAPLIAFHMHTIIPALGKLLTGEAEAYTYLPDTSENFLLAEDLAEKMRGAGFGEVAFQRRMFGVVAIHWGVK, encoded by the coding sequence ATGACTCACCTCACAGGCCATGAACGGGCTTCATACGTTCAAGCTATGTTTACCCGCATCGCAGCCCGCTACGATGTGATGAACCGCTTAATGACCATGGGACAAGACGCGCGCTGGCGGCGGGAGGTCATCCGGAGGGCGTCCCTGCCCCCCTACAAGAGCCTCGTGCTGGACCTCGGGGCGGGCACCGGCGACCTGAGTTTTGAGACCCTCAAACAGAATCCAGATTCCCGCGCCATCGCTGCCGACTTCACCCTTGAAATGATGAAGATTGGCCGGGAACGCCCGACTGGCCGGTTCGCACTTTGGTCTGCGGTCGATGCGTTGAATATCCCTTTCCCCGATAACACATTTGACGCAGTCATCTCCGGATTTTTGTTGCGCAATGTAATTGATCTGCCTCAAGCCTTGGCGGAACAATATCGCGTGCTGAAGCCCGGCGGACGCATGATCTCACTCGATACTACCAAGCCGCGCCCCGGCCCGCTGGCCCCGCTGATCGCATTCCACATGCACACGATCATCCCCGCGTTGGGCAAGCTGCTCACCGGCGAAGCCGAAGCCTACACCTATTTGCCCGACACATCCGAAAATTTCCTGCTGGCCGAAGATTTAGCCGAGAAAATGCGTGGCGCAGGCTTTGGTGAAGTCGCTTTTCAGCGGCGCATGTTTGGCGTGGTGGCAATCCATTGGGGAGTGAAGTGA
- a CDS encoding UbiX family flavin prenyltransferase translates to MSQRIIIGISGASGAILGIRTLKTLRTHPEVETHLIVSPAARLTIQQETDWKVNDVLALADVVHKHNDIGASIASGSFDTFGMIVIPCSIKSLSAIANSYSDNLLSRAADVTLKEGRPLLLVVREAPLHRGHLRLMDLAAQAGAIIFPPVPAFYARPATLDEMVNHIVGRALARIGIENDSYLKWQFGEMGPGV, encoded by the coding sequence GTGAGTCAACGCATCATTATAGGAATCAGCGGCGCGTCAGGGGCAATCCTCGGGATACGCACCCTGAAAACCCTGCGCACCCACCCCGAGGTCGAAACGCATCTAATCGTCTCTCCGGCAGCGCGGCTCACCATTCAGCAGGAAACCGACTGGAAAGTAAATGATGTCCTCGCCCTCGCCGATGTCGTCCACAAACACAATGATATTGGCGCATCGATCGCATCGGGTTCTTTTGACACATTCGGCATGATCGTCATCCCCTGCTCAATCAAGTCGCTCTCTGCAATCGCCAATTCCTACTCCGATAATTTGCTTTCCCGTGCCGCCGATGTGACTCTCAAAGAAGGCCGTCCCCTGCTGCTGGTAGTGCGCGAAGCCCCGCTGCATCGCGGCCACCTGCGCCTGATGGATTTGGCTGCCCAAGCCGGGGCGATTATCTTTCCACCTGTGCCTGCTTTTTATGCGCGCCCCGCTACGCTTGATGAGATGGTGAATCACATTGTCGGGCGTGCCCTGGCGCGTATCGGCATTGAAAATGACAGCTACCTAAAATGGCAATTCGGCGAAATGGGGCCTGGGGTATAA
- a CDS encoding DUF433 domain-containing protein, translating to MTGFDRITFESNILGGRACIRGMRVSVAMIVNLVSNGLMSNEIIKEYPYLEPEDIQQALRYAALLADESIREFEFASV from the coding sequence ATGACTGGTTTTGATCGAATAACTTTCGAATCAAATATTTTAGGGGGGCGCGCCTGCATTCGTGGAATGCGAGTCTCTGTAGCCATGATTGTTAATTTAGTATCCAATGGCCTGATGTCCAATGAGATCATCAAAGAATACCCTTACCTGGAGCCGGAAGATATTCAACAGGCCTTGCGCTATGCAGCTTTGCTTGCCGATGAGTCAATCCGTGAGTTTGAATTCGCCTCCGTATGA
- a CDS encoding DUF5615 family PIN-like protein yields MKFLADMGISPKIVDWLRETGHDAVHLHDEDLERLSDEKILEKARREQRVVLTHDLDFGDLMALSQRDDPSVIIFRLQDMRPVTVQIYLAEIIRKHSDVLDQGIVASVSERHIRVRHLPI; encoded by the coding sequence ATGAAATTCTTGGCCGACATGGGCATCTCGCCCAAAATTGTAGATTGGCTACGCGAAACTGGTCATGATGCCGTTCATCTGCACGATGAAGACCTCGAGCGATTATCGGATGAAAAAATACTTGAAAAAGCGCGCCGCGAACAGCGAGTTGTCCTCACACATGATTTAGATTTTGGCGACTTGATGGCACTCAGCCAACGCGATGATCCGAGCGTGATCATTTTTCGCTTACAGGATATGCGACCAGTCACGGTTCAAATTTACCTGGCAGAGATTATAAGAAAGCATTCGGATGTATTGGATCAGGGGATTGTAGCCAGTGTTAGCGAGCGCCACATTCGTGTGCGCCATTTACCCATTTGA
- a CDS encoding class I SAM-dependent methyltransferase codes for MTNRDFNKAALRGEPSYVWRAGQDRRLQMILAVAGKRVRGRVLENGCGVGMYVEKLSTFGGEVVGLEFDFERGAEAHVNSPYIINAAGEYLPFPAESYDLILSHEVIEHVQDDRAAVAEMVRVLKPGGRAVIFCPNRGYPFETHGVYWRGEYHFGNKPLVNWLPRQWRDKLAPHVKVYSRKDMQKLFVNLQICTIEHTIVFGAYDNIIARFGPLGRALRAALQLLERTPVRVFGLSHFWVVEKI; via the coding sequence ATGACCAACAGAGATTTCAACAAAGCCGCTTTACGCGGTGAACCCTCCTACGTCTGGCGGGCGGGGCAGGATCGCCGCTTGCAGATGATTCTGGCTGTCGCCGGGAAACGTGTGCGCGGCCGCGTGCTGGAGAATGGCTGCGGCGTGGGCATGTATGTGGAGAAATTGAGCACTTTTGGGGGCGAAGTCGTTGGGCTGGAATTCGATTTTGAGCGCGGGGCGGAAGCCCACGTTAACTCGCCGTATATTATCAATGCTGCCGGTGAATATTTACCCTTCCCCGCGGAGAGCTACGACCTGATTTTGAGCCACGAAGTTATCGAGCATGTACAGGATGACCGCGCCGCGGTGGCCGAGATGGTGCGCGTACTCAAACCGGGTGGTCGTGCGGTGATTTTTTGCCCCAACCGCGGCTATCCCTTTGAGACGCATGGCGTTTACTGGCGCGGGGAGTATCATTTCGGCAACAAGCCCCTGGTCAACTGGCTGCCGCGCCAGTGGCGTGACAAACTTGCTCCGCATGTAAAAGTCTATTCCCGCAAAGATATGCAAAAGCTGTTTGTAAATTTGCAAATTTGTACGATTGAGCACACAATCGTATTTGGCGCGTATGATAATATCATTGCCCGCTTTGGACCTTTAGGGCGCGCGTTGCGAGCCGCACTGCAACTTCTGGAACGCACGCCGGTGCGGGTATTCGGATTATCTCATTTTTGGGTGGTAGAAAAGATATAA
- a CDS encoding tetratricopeptide repeat protein: MSEENLHETQPTNITPPSVEDTSPTRVTPVPEETPPKKKKRRAWMKTAGMVLLGLMLILLVSGFFGYRNGINRRMNLELEQRALLTAEQFTLGVLDMEAGNFARARQRFEYVIGLDPSYPEVTTKLAEVLMVLNVTATPTAAPTPTEAPITPTPDTRAIEELFAKTNGHVANQEWTEAIETAEEVRKRDAEFYPLKIDGILYLSLRMRGIQKIGRGSLEGGIYDLTLAESFGVLDTEADGWRNWARLYLTGASFWDVDWPQAINYFQELASITPNLHDGSGWSASQRYVDALVGYAKFLESQSYWCDVDELYDQAFQYTGNAIYQEMMLAAQANCQ, translated from the coding sequence ATGAGCGAAGAAAATTTGCACGAAACCCAACCTACGAATATCACGCCTCCCTCTGTGGAGGATACTTCCCCAACTCGGGTAACGCCTGTCCCTGAAGAAACGCCACCGAAGAAAAAGAAACGCCGTGCCTGGATGAAAACTGCCGGGATGGTTTTGCTGGGCCTGATGTTGATTCTGCTTGTCAGCGGATTTTTTGGCTATCGCAATGGCATCAACCGACGCATGAATCTTGAATTAGAACAAAGAGCATTGCTAACCGCCGAACAGTTCACCCTGGGGGTGCTGGATATGGAAGCCGGGAATTTCGCCAGAGCCAGACAGCGCTTTGAATATGTGATTGGTCTGGACCCATCCTACCCGGAAGTGACGACCAAGCTGGCTGAGGTGCTCATGGTTCTCAATGTGACGGCTACGCCCACGGCCGCGCCAACCCCTACTGAGGCTCCCATTACCCCCACGCCCGATACGCGTGCCATCGAAGAGTTATTTGCAAAAACCAACGGCCATGTTGCCAATCAAGAATGGACAGAAGCCATCGAAACCGCGGAAGAAGTTCGCAAACGCGACGCCGAGTTTTATCCCCTGAAAATTGATGGTATTTTGTACTTATCCCTGCGGATGCGCGGCATTCAGAAGATCGGCCGCGGCAGCCTGGAAGGCGGCATTTACGATCTGACATTAGCCGAGAGTTTCGGCGTACTGGATACCGAAGCCGATGGCTGGCGCAACTGGGCGCGGCTCTACCTCACCGGAGCCAGTTTCTGGGATGTAGACTGGCCGCAAGCGATCAATTATTTTCAGGAACTCGCCTCAATCACTCCCAACCTGCACGATGGCTCCGGCTGGTCGGCTTCACAGCGTTATGTAGATGCGCTGGTTGGGTATGCCAAATTCCTCGAGTCGCAGAGCTACTGGTGTGATGTCGATGAACTTTATGACCAGGCTTTCCAGTATACGGGCAACGCCATCTATCAGGAGATGATGTTGGCGGCGCAAGCCAATTGCCAGTGA
- a CDS encoding acyl-CoA thioesterase has protein sequence MSKYRFYQPITVRYGDLDPQGHVNNARYLTYLEQARVGYARQLGLWDGGSFFDFGMIMADAHLTFKAPILWGQSLRVGMCITRLGNKSMESIYSIENAQSQQIFAEGASVLVAYDYHAGETIPVPDAWRKIIRDFEQL, from the coding sequence ATGTCCAAATACCGTTTTTATCAACCCATCACCGTGCGTTATGGCGATCTTGACCCTCAGGGGCATGTCAATAATGCTCGCTACCTAACCTACCTGGAACAGGCCCGCGTGGGCTATGCCCGCCAGCTTGGGCTTTGGGATGGCGGTTCGTTTTTCGATTTTGGCATGATTATGGCCGACGCTCACCTTACTTTCAAAGCGCCCATTCTGTGGGGACAATCGCTGCGTGTGGGCATGTGCATTACTCGCCTGGGCAATAAAAGCATGGAAAGTATTTACAGCATTGAAAACGCCCAAAGCCAGCAGATATTTGCTGAAGGCGCTTCGGTGCTGGTAGCGTATGATTACCATGCGGGTGAAACCATCCCTGTGCCCGATGCGTGGCGCAAAATTATTCGGGACTTTGAGCAACTTTGA
- a CDS encoding M42 family metallopeptidase: MKSLPKIDQTYMLDFLTELLNIPSPTGFTEKAIDYTEQALRGFPFLSLSHTRKGALVAIWPGEDSTAPRGVTAHVDTLGAMVKEIKSNGRLKLTRIGGFPWNTVEGEGCTVFTRAGDQIRGSLLLTKSSVHVYGSDVGETKRDDDSVEIRLDVRATSAEETRALGIEVGDFVAFDPRVEITNGFVRSRHLDDKACVANIVAAVKAFSDTGLKPAQTTILHISNYEEVGHGAAVGFPPDMAELLTVDMAAIGDGQTSDEFHATLCVKDSGGPYHYGMNEKLRALADEYEIPYKVDIYPYYGSDGEAYWRAGGDVTVSLIGPGVDASHNYERTHTDALVATTQWIMAYLLAE, encoded by the coding sequence ATGAAATCACTCCCCAAAATTGATCAGACCTATATGCTGGATTTTCTGACCGAATTGTTGAATATCCCCAGCCCAACGGGATTCACCGAAAAGGCGATTGACTACACGGAACAAGCCCTGCGCGGGTTCCCGTTTTTGAGTCTGTCCCACACCCGCAAGGGGGCGCTGGTCGCCATCTGGCCCGGCGAGGATTCAACGGCCCCGCGCGGCGTCACCGCCCATGTGGATACCCTCGGGGCGATGGTCAAGGAAATCAAGTCCAATGGCCGCCTGAAACTGACCCGCATCGGCGGCTTCCCCTGGAATACGGTAGAAGGCGAGGGCTGCACAGTTTTCACCCGCGCGGGCGATCAAATCCGCGGTTCGCTGCTACTGACCAAATCCAGCGTGCATGTGTACGGGAGCGATGTCGGCGAAACCAAACGCGACGACGATAGCGTCGAAATCCGCCTGGATGTGCGCGCCACATCCGCCGAAGAGACGCGTGCCCTGGGCATTGAAGTTGGCGATTTTGTGGCCTTTGACCCGCGCGTCGAAATCACCAACGGCTTTGTGCGTTCGCGCCATCTCGACGACAAAGCCTGCGTTGCCAATATTGTGGCGGCAGTTAAAGCATTTAGCGACACCGGGCTGAAACCGGCCCAAACCACCATTCTGCATATCAGCAACTACGAAGAAGTCGGGCACGGCGCGGCAGTGGGCTTCCCCCCCGACATGGCTGAACTGCTCACCGTAGATATGGCAGCCATCGGCGACGGCCAAACTTCGGATGAGTTTCACGCCACATTATGCGTCAAAGATTCGGGCGGCCCGTATCACTATGGCATGAACGAAAAACTGCGCGCCCTGGCCGATGAATACGAAATTCCCTACAAAGTAGATATTTATCCTTATTATGGCTCCGATGGCGAGGCCTACTGGCGAGCCGGGGGCGATGTAACCGTCTCGCTCATCGGCCCCGGCGTGGATGCTTCGCACAACTACGAGCGCACGCATACCGATGCGCTGGTAGCCACCACGCAATGGATTATGGCCTATTTGTTAGCGGAGTAA
- a CDS encoding ABC transporter ATP-binding protein, with protein sequence MPAIILRADKLVKRYGKLTAVDNLSLEIFQGEILGLLGPNGAGKTTAINMLCGLLPPDAGQVFIHGESVHGGSLYARTRVGVCPQETILWEKLTCIEQLEFIGEMYAMPRRAARQRGDELLDTLGLSDKRNELAATLSGGMKRRLNLALALIHNPEILILDEPEAGLDPQSRVLVREYICSLAREKTIILTTHNMDEAERMADRVAIIDHGRLLKLDSPEALKHSIGAGDVLEIAVQNISSEEKVLAVMQSLAAEATLTNGKIVLRGHNMVEKIPAIIGKLRQAGTKIGEVHLRANTLEDVFIALTGRGLRQ encoded by the coding sequence ATGCCAGCGATTATTTTGCGTGCCGACAAGCTCGTCAAACGCTATGGCAAGCTTACCGCCGTAGACAACCTCAGCCTGGAGATTTTCCAGGGGGAGATATTGGGTTTGCTGGGGCCAAACGGAGCGGGCAAAACCACTGCAATCAACATGCTTTGTGGATTGTTGCCACCCGATGCCGGGCAGGTTTTTATTCATGGCGAGTCGGTGCATGGCGGCAGTCTTTATGCGCGTACACGCGTGGGGGTGTGCCCGCAAGAGACCATTTTGTGGGAAAAATTAACCTGCATTGAACAGTTGGAATTTATCGGCGAGATGTACGCCATGCCGCGCCGGGCAGCCCGCCAGCGCGGGGATGAACTACTCGACACCCTGGGGTTGAGTGACAAGCGCAACGAGTTGGCTGCCACACTCTCCGGGGGGATGAAGCGCAGACTCAACCTGGCCCTGGCGTTGATCCACAACCCGGAGATTCTCATCCTCGATGAACCCGAAGCTGGCCTCGACCCGCAAAGCCGCGTGCTGGTGCGCGAATACATCTGTTCGCTGGCGCGCGAAAAAACCATCATCCTGACCACGCACAATATGGATGAAGCCGAGCGCATGGCCGACCGCGTAGCCATTATAGACCACGGCAGGCTGCTGAAACTCGACTCGCCCGAGGCCCTCAAGCATTCCATTGGGGCTGGCGACGTTCTGGAGATCGCTGTGCAGAATATCTCATCGGAGGAGAAAGTGCTGGCCGTAATGCAGTCACTGGCTGCCGAAGCCACACTGACCAACGGGAAGATCGTCTTGCGCGGGCATAACATGGTTGAGAAAATTCCTGCGATTATCGGAAAATTGCGCCAGGCCGGAACCAAGATCGGCGAAGTACATTTGCGCGCCAACACCCTTGAAGATGTCTTTATCGCTCTCACCGGGCGGGGGTTGCGCCAATGA